The sequence tttgattttcggacTCGCTCTAACGGGAACTTTTGGCACTTCTTAAGGGCTGTTGACGTAAAACTTTCCggaaacatttattttgattgaaatattgaaagttcaattttccagcaacCTACACATATTGGGACTATGGACAATGCCAACATCTCTGTGAACTTCCTTGTAAATGGACAATTGTCAATATGCCAGATGATAAGAAAATGGATATGTACATGTGCTCACAGCTCAAGGTTATTAAGGTAGTGAGAAgtgattctgaaaaagaacATTTTGGTTGAAGTTCTGCTTGAAATGTTATTAAAGTTGCAAAAAGATGTTAGTTTAGATTTGTGGGTTTTTTTTATAGatataatgtttaaaaatgctGATTAAGAAATATGAGCATCAAGTTATTTAGTGGAAACATTTCATAACGAATCCAGTAAAATGTGCCAAAATCACTTTTCATCTGTTTCTGAgggtcaaaaaaatattcagggGTTGGTGAAcaatcttttaaaaagtttgcatatttttattcgtttgttttcaaacttacaaccaacgtaaaaaatttttaaaaattcattcaacaCTGTCGGAACATATAGTAAAAAAGGTACTTTTCCTTTTCTAccccgaatttttttttggaacttttccTTTGATTAAAACGCGAACTTTTCTGTATTTTAGGCTTAgtaattctgttttttttcctctACAAAAATATACCATTAAAATTTATGTGACGTCACCCCTTTATGAAtacaattttgcagttttcaatGATCCAACGGGATTTCttacaactaaaaaaattatttgtattttcaggCCTCATTCATTGACAATTTGAAAAGTGGTACATTCAAAAGTGCGATCATCGTAGTTGTAGTCGTTACTATCTCCATCATGCTCTGCATCGCATGTGGCTATTACTGTTGTTGTAATAGGAAAGAAGAGGACAAATTTCCCGGAAGAGACGAGTTTCGGTAAGTTGGCATGTGTTTcagtgtgaaaaaatttatttaagaCCCCATTACAGGGAGCTCGGGCCGCGGGATGAGAGGAAGGCGCTGAACAAAGGATCGGTCATCGAGGTCTAACAACTtgcacagtttcaaaaaatcaattctcaGATCTAAAATGCTTTACACATCAATCTAGTATTTTCACCACGTCATTGGTGTTTGTATCTCATGACAGCATCTTTCATTTTGACTCATTCTCTcttgaaatatcgatttttaccaATTACATACGGttccagtgtttttttttgtaaaggtGGTGTAGCGCGAGAGAGGAAACAATTTAATCATTTCTTAAGTtgaaaacaatagaaaatttaccaaaatctgtgaaaatacatttttcatatatttctgaaaattcaatacatTTCAATAAGTCCAAACTAGCGCTACACCATTTGTGATAGAGTATTTGAAGAACGGACTAACgcaaaataataaattcgtcatttattttttgcgctgctcctttctgtaaattttctctctttaaaaaaacccccACTTTCTGTCATCAGACCCCCTTTTTCGTGTATGTTCCTCCCACATTTTTCTACGCAAATTACACAACTCTGGAgcatttttgagttattttttcaaattttagtcaTTTCCTGGGTAAACAAACCTTATCCCATCATTTAATAAAACGTGATTAcatcaattttatcaatttttaggttaTCAATCAATAAAAGAACAAATGATAAGAAGAACTATTGCTTTCTGTTGgtctcggtttttttttgtttttggactttttttagCAGTTAAGTTTATATTATATCAGGACCTTTACAAATAAATCAGACTTACAATcctttttatttgtttttttttattagctacgtaaaacta comes from Caenorhabditis elegans chromosome X and encodes:
- the C53C11.5 gene encoding Protein tipE (Confirmed by transcript evidence) produces the protein MIRLLLIALLSLVATTTCGRSSMVDDDTYFGITTTDKPTYTYWDYGQCQHLCELPCKWTIVNMPDDKKMDMYMCSQLKVIKASFIDNLKSGTFKSAIIVVVVVTISIMLCIACGYYCCCNRKEEDKFPGRDEFRELGPRDERKALNKGSVIEV
- the C53C11.5 gene encoding Protein tipE (Confirmed by transcript evidence), producing MIRLLLIALLSLVATTTCGRSSMVDDDTYFGITTTDKPTYTYWDYGQCQHLCELPCKWTIVNMPDDKKMDMYMCSQLKVIKASFIDNLKSGTFKSAIIVVVVVTISIMLCIACGYYCCCNRKEEDKFPGRDEFRPHYRELGPRDERKALNKGSVIEV